In Aedes albopictus strain Foshan chromosome 3, AalbF5, whole genome shotgun sequence, the following are encoded in one genomic region:
- the LOC134290207 gene encoding uncharacterized protein LOC134290207: MQKKSNVTNTGGIDNPCKKCNRKEGDNNWVCCDVCESWEHFRCAGVSESIADKSWKCSDCLADWDGTDIASKSGVSFNESSVSKSSSRASQRLQLSLQHLEEQRRLSKLRAAEELKMKEEEARLKKLQAEEELKLKQVEEAAKLKQLDEEEEYLKQRYNLLMQIEDEKDPSSRRSGVSLKSKRSAARSGVSVKSKRDQLEKWLKGATVDEAGQSKPSSSGHRAALPVHTVSESNQPSVVITELPAPAAALQMPEPSNENQLNQHASATMGHVTALAKSYEQLLSGQEESVLRSLPIIPSVSASVPAGTTVSTVPQVLLSGMQNIRVGNPDPVAVCLSSNTLSAQNALVSAAPGIASQVSIGSSGLLPSVYGSHPYYTAPQTIHLAPTNTTGQGLPSSSAVFHGDGPFVNPSISVGGNTLGPSVPVTGSFGAGSSGVRMGSIMGPTSAQLAARQVMPRELPKFNGDPQEWPIFYSSFKNTTEVCGYTDAENLARLQRCLGGSALEAVRSRLLLPASVPYVMDTLHKLYGRPEILISSLLKKVRNVPPPKSENLSTIVAYGLAIQNLVDHIVLADQQAHLSNPMLLQELVDKLPTSLKMQWGTYKQAFGNVNLATFNGFMAGLVNLASELTIDVDSAQNHHKQVRAEKPKQREKLFTHANESPDATKRGKDTSVEESTSKACSYCGNEGHQILSCSRFKSLDIGARWKAMRQKNLCRLCLVPHRKWPCRSKKECGVDGCRIRHHMLLHSNQSHRSEPVPPTKPSETVHHNYHHTKSYSLFRYLPVTLYGNGKEVDTYVFLDDGSSSTLLEEAIAVQLGIDGEPDNLWLGWTGKIGRHEKSSKRVSVKISGSGKKETFHLNNVRTVRELGLPSQTLNYPELSKAYAHLQGLPVNSYKDAKPGMIIGIEHVHLLTSLKIREGCKSDPVATKTRLGWCIYGRNSGSVGSVEQLNLHVCKEMSNSDLYGSMKQFFAVEEAVVTKRLESEEDQRANHILAATTVRRGCRIESGLLWRKDDIYFPESYKMAMSRLQGLEKRLSRDAELRRRVNEQISSYEEKQYISKGSLEEVASLNPHRVWYLPLGVVINPKKPNKIRMVWDAAAKVGGVCFNDMLLKGPDLLVSLMEVLLRFRQGKVAVCSDIREMFLRILIREEDKWSQCFLWRSRPEEDVQVYVINVAMFGATSSPCTAQYVKNWNASEYSEQYPRAVEAIIKNHYVDDFLDSVDSMEEAVELVQQVKDIHAAAGFQFGKILSNEQEVLDRLGETNSAISKPLPVAKDRAYERVLGITWIPSEDIFTFNYEGLEEVLGTDWTVPTKRQVLRIVMKLYDPLGFVAHFVVQGKILMQEVWRTGTNWDEPIAEQLHDLWSRWIELYRKINDVSVPRCFFKELCPKQVRDIQIHVFTDASVSACACVAYLRMTVEGESQCSLIAAKTKVAPLRSLSIPRLELQAAMMGSRLLQNICSALTISIQSRFLWTDSATVLAWLRSDSRRYHQFVSFRVGEILSLTSVNEWRYVPSRENVADDATKWNAGPSFDPECRWYQGPAFLQDPESQWPTERSDGTVEAEAACEEIRVVALHRTVEEVVDVQRFSNWNRLLRAMAYVHRSVAVWKHEASEERPLRVPSQTEFKKAEETLWRQAQSQAYAEEVCLLNGGHSVAKGSSIRALCPFMDERGVLRVGGRIEHAPTLSYEAKHPVVLPRNHRITYLLMLGYHQRFLHANSETVCNELRQQFYIPRMRSAVRSVCRSCQYCKIKKATPAPPMMGPLPKVRLTPFVRPFTYTGVDYMGPFEVKVGRSLVKRWICLFTCLTVRAVHLELAHSLSTKSCVMAFRRFVNRRGAPLEVFSDNGTNFVGASRQLSEEMQKINEINEDCASTFTNARTQWHFNVPAAPHMGGPWERMVRSVKVAMTAISSSPHHPNDEVLETVMLEAEGIVNSRPLTYVPLEATDREALTPNHFLLYSSSGNKQSVVTADQSVTLRDSWIIARNIMDEFWRRWVREYLPMLTRRTKWFDNVKPLEPGDLVVIIDENARNCWERGRILEVFPDKSGQVRRATVQTARGVFGRPAVKLAVLDVAENRKEPGEAAQETEVVHGAGDVIGNTVDRETEVKPLSFPSRLSGSAEWDDRWASTTDRSE, encoded by the coding sequence ATGCAAAAAAAGAGCAATGTTACCAACACGGGGGGAATAGATAATCCGTGCAAAAAATGCAATCGGAAAGAGGGTGATAATAATTGGGTCTGTTGCGATGTCTGTGAATCGTGGGAGCATTTTCGGTGCGCGGGTGTCAGTGAATCGATTGCGGATAAAAGTTGGAAGTGCAGTGATTGTCTTGCTGACTGGGACGGTACCGATATTGCTTCGAAATCGGGAGTGTCGTTCAACGAGTCATCGGTTAGTAAGAGCAGTAGCCGAGCATCCCAAAGATTACAGCTCAGTCTGCAGCATCTGGAGGAACAACGGAGGCTGAGCAAACTGCGAGCGGCTGAAGAGCTGAAGATGAAGGAAGAAGAAGCAAGGCTGAAGAAGCTGCAAGCGGAAGAAGAACTGAAGCTGAAACAGGTGGAAGAAGCAGCCAAGCTGAAGCAGCTGGACGAAGAAGAAGAGTACCTGAAGCAAAGGTATAATTTGCTGATGCAGATAGAGGACGAAAAGGATCCCTCGAGTCGACGAAGCGGAGTAAGCTTGAAAAGCAAACGGAGTGCAGCGAGGAGTGGTGTGAGCGTGAAAAGCAAGCGTGACCAATTGGAGAAATGGTTGAAGGGAGCTACAGTAGACGAAGCTGGACAGTCGAAGCCATCATCGTCGGGACATCGAGCTGCCCTGCCGGTTCACACAGTCAGTGAATCGAACCAACCGTCCGTAGTGATCACTGAGTTGCCAGCGCCAGCTGCAGCGTTGCAGATGCCGGAGCCGTCGAACGAGAATCAGTTAAATCAACATGCATCAGCAACAATGGGACATGTTACAGCATTGGCAAAATCCTACGAGCAGTTACTTTCTGGGCAAGAAGAAAGTGTACTGAGGAGTCTGCCGATAATTCCATCGGTTTCTGCGTCAGTTCCTGCTGGGACAACTGTATCTACGGTTCCACAAGTACTTCTTTCCGGTATGCAAAACATCCGAGTAGGGAATCCTGATCCAGTTGCGGTGTGTTTATCCAGTAACACTTTGTCAGCACAGAATGCGTTGGTTTCTGCTGCACCAGGAATTGCATCGCAAGTATCTATCGGTTCGAGTGGTCTGTTGCCATCAGTATACGGAAGCCATCCGTACTACACGGCCCCTCAGACGATACATCTAGCACCAACAAATACGACAGGTCAAGGATTACCAAGCAGTTCAGCAGTTTTCCACGGAGATGGACCGTTTGTGAACCCATCGATATCCGTGGGAGGAAATACGCTTGGACCATCTGTTCCTGTAACCGGATCTTTCGGAGCCGGGTCATCTGGCGTCCGAATGGGCTCTATTATGGGGCCAACAAGTGCCCAATTGGCAGCACGACAAGTGATGCCTCGGGAACTGCCAAAGTTCAACGGAGATCCTCAGGAGTGGCCCATCTTCtacagttccttcaagaatacgaCGGAAGTTTGCGGTTACACTGATGCGGAGAATTTGGCCCGATTACAGCGATGCTTGGGAGGCTCCGCATTGGAGGCGGTCCGCAGTCGCCTACTACTACCGGCGTCAGTTCCATACGTGATGGATACACTGCATAAGCTGTACGGACGGCCAGAAATATTAATCAGTTCGCTCCTGAAGAAGGTGCGAAATGTGCCTCCACCCAAGTCGGAGAACTTGAGCACGATAGTCGCATACGGATTGGCGATTCAGAACTTGGTCGACCATATCGTCTTGGCTGATCAACAAGCTCACTTATCGAATCCAATGTTGCTGCAAGAGTTGGTCGATAAACTGCCCACCTCACTGAAGATGCAGTGGGGAACCTACAAGCAGGCCTTCGGAAACGTCAACTTGGCGACGTTCAATGGTTTCATGGCCGGCCTCGTCAACCTGGCATCTGAGCTGACCATCGACGTAGATTCTGCTCAAAATCATCACAAACAAGTGAGAGCGGAAAAGCCCAAGCAGAGAGAAAAGCTGTTTACACATGCCAACGAGTCACCTGATGCAACGAAGAGAGGGAAAGATACTTCAGTCGAAGAGTCCACGTCGAAAGCCTGCTCATACTGCGGAAACGAAGGGCATCAAATCCTCAGCTGTTCCAGATTCAAATCGTTGGACATCGGAGCAAGATGGAAGGCAATGCGCCAGAAGAATTTGTGTCGCTTGTGTCTCGTTCCGCATCGAAAGTGGCCTTGCCGATCCAAGAAAGAATGCGGCGTGGATGGCTGTCGGATCCGGCATCACATGTTGCTACACAGTAATCAGTCTCATCGCAGCGAACCAGTACCACCAACGAAGCCATCTGAAACGGTACATCACAACTACCATCACACGAAGTCCTATTCCCTATTCCGTTATCTGCCAGTTACACTCTATGGAAACGGGAAGGAAGTAGACACCTACGTATTCCTAGACGATGGGTCGTCGTCGACATTGTTGGAAGAGGCGATTGCAGTTCAGTTGGGGATCGATGGGGAGCCAGACAACCTCTGGTTAGGATGGACCGGAAAGATCGGCAGGCATGAGAAGAGTTCCAAAAGAGTCAGCGTAAAGATTTCCGGCAGTGGCAAGAAGGAAACGTTCCACTTGAACAACGTACGGACCGTGCGTGAGTTAGGACTACCCAGCCAAACACTGAACTACCCTGAGTTGTCCAAAGCCTACGCGCACCTACAAGGCCTTCCTGTCAACAGTTACAAGGATGCGAAACCAGGAATGATCATTGGCATCGAGCACGTACACCTTCTTACCAGTCTCAAGATCCGGGAAGGTTGTAAGAGTGATCCGGTCGCAACGAAAACTCGGCTCGGCTGGTGCATCTACGGAAGGAATTCTGGCAGCGTAGGGTCAGTAGAGCAACTGAACCTGCATGTCTGTAAGGAAATGAGTAACAGTGATCTGTACGGCTCGATGAAACAGTTTTTCGCCGTCGAAGAAGCCGTGGTGACCAAGCGACTTGAGTCCGAAGAAGATCAGCGAGCTAACCATATCTTGGCAGCGACAACAGTACGACGAGGGTGCCGAATCGAGTCTGGATTGCTTTGGCGCAAAGACGACATCTACTTTCCTGAAAGCTACAAGATGGCGATGAGTCGGCTCCAAGGGCTAGAGAAGCGCCTGTCCAGGGATGCAGAGCTGCGCAGAAGAGTGAATGAGCAGATTTCGAGTTATGAAGAAAAGCAGTACATCAGTAAAGGGTCACTAGAAGAGGTTGCCAGTCTGAATCCACACCGTGTCTGGTACTTACCTCTAGGTGTAGTGATCAACCCCAAGAAACCAAATAAAATTCGTATGGTTTGGGACGCGGCTGCAAAGGTTGGTGGAGTTTGCTTCAACGACATGCTCCTTAAAGGCCCTGATCTTCTCGTATCGCTCATGGAAGTTCTGTTGCGGTTCAGGCAAGGAAAAGTTGCAGTGTGCTCCGATATCCGGGAAATGTTTCTGCGCATCCTCATTCGCGAAGAAGACAAGTGGTCACAGTGCTTTCTCTGGAGAAGTAGGCCTGAAGAGGACGTGCAAGTGTATGTGATCAACGTGGCAATGTTCGGTGCAACGAGCTCTCCGTGTACAGCACAGTATGTGAAGAACTGGAACGCATCAGAATACAGTGAACAGTATCCCAGAGCAGTAGAAGCGATAATCAAAAACCACTACGTCGACGACTTCCTCGACAGTGTCGACTCGATGGAAGAAGCGGTAGAACTTGTACAGCAAGTGAAAGACATACATGCAGCGGCAGGTTTCCAGTTCGGCAAAATACTGTCCAACGAGCAGGAGGTACTAGACCGACTAGGAGAAACAAATTCAGCTATCAGTAAACCACTGCCCGTAGCCAAAGATCGAGCATACGAACGCGTTTTGGGCATtacgtggattccttcagaggacATCTTCACTTTCAACTACGAGGGATTGGAGGAAGTTCTTGGTACCGACTGGACGGTGCCGACGAAGCGTCAGGTTCTGCGTATCGTCATGAAGCTGTACGACCCCCTTGGATTCGTCGCACACTTCGTCGTGCAGGGCAAAATATTAATGCAGGAAGTTTGGCGAACGGGCACGAATTGGGACGAGCCGATAGCAGAACAGCTACACGATCTATGGAGTAGGTGGATCGAACTGTACCGGAAGATCAACGATGTGAGCGTTCCTCGctgcttcttcaaggaattatgCCCAAAGCAGGTCAGAGATATCCAAATCCACGTCTTTACGGACGCAAGTGTGTCAGCCTGTGCTTGCGTGGCGTACCTAAGAATGACAGTAGAAGGAGAGAGCCAGTGTTCGCTGATCGCCGCAAAAACCAAAGTGGCACCACTTCGTTCACTCTCAATTCCACGTTTGGAGCTGCAGGCGGCCATGATGGGATCTCGCTTGCTACAGAATATCTGCTCAGCGCTCACAATCAGTATTCAAAGCCGTTTCCTGTGGACAGATTCAGCAACAGTTCTGGCGTGGCTTCGTTCGGACAGTCGTCGCTATCATCAGTTCGTGTCCTTCCgcgttggagaaattctttcgttgACCAGTGTGAACGAATGGCGCTATGTACCCTCACGAGAAAATGTGGCAGACGATGCCACGAAATGGAATGCCGGACCATCATTCGATCCAGAATGCCGTTGGTATCAAGGACCAGCTTTCCTGCAAGATCCGGAGAGTCAGTGGCCTACGGAGCGTTCCGACGGTACAGTGGAAGCAGAAGCGGCTTGCGAAGAAATCCGCGTCGTTGCTCTTCATCGAACAGTGGAGGAAGTGGTAGATGTGCAGCGCTTTTCCAACTGGAACAGGCTATTACGTGCGATGGCATATGTTCACCGATCTGTTGCAGTATGGAAACACGAAGCAAGTGAGGAGCGGCCGCTCAGAGTACCAAGTCAGACGGAATTCAAGAAAGCAGAAGAAACACTATGGCGGCAGGCTCAATCCCAGGCGTATGCGGAGGAAGTCTGTCTGCTGAACGGAGGACATAGTGTTGCGAAAGGGAGTTCGATTCGTGCACTGTGTCCATTCATGGACGAAAGAGGAGTTCTACGAGTGGGGGGCAGAATCGAACATGCTCCGACTCTTTCCTACGAGGCGAAGCATCCGGTCGTGTTGCCAAGGAACCATAGAATCACGTATCTCCTGATGCTTGGCTATCATCAGCGGTTCCTTCACGCGAACAGTGAGACAGTTTGCAACGAGTTGCGTCAGCAATTTTACATTCCGAGAATGCGCAGTGCAGTTAGGAGCGTCTGTCGCAGCTGTCAGTACTGCAAGATCAAAAAGGCCACTCCAGCTCCACCAATGATGGGACCACTCCCAAAGGTCCGATTAACTCCCTTCGTTCGTCCGTTCACATACACGGGAGTAGATTACATGGGACCCTTCGAAGTGAAAGTCGGCCGCAGTCTCGTGAAACGATGGATCTGTCTATTCACCTGCCTTACAGTACGCGCAGTTCACTTGGAGTTGGCACACAGTCTGTCAACAAAGTCATGTGTGATGGCATTCCGACGATTCGTCAACCGTCGAGGCGCTCCACTCGAGGTCTTCTCAGACAACGGCACCAACTTTGTAGGAGCCAGTCGTCAGCTGTCGGAGGAGATGCAGAAGATCAACGAAATCAACGAGGACTGTGCTTCAACATTTACCAACGCCCGGACACAGTGGCACTTCAATGTTCCTGCAGCTCCACACATGGGAGGCCCATGGGAGCGAATGGTGAGATCAGTAAAAGTGGCGATGACAGCAATATCGAGCAGTCCTCATCATCCTAACGACGAAGTATTGGAAACGGTAATGCTGGAGGCGGAGGGGATTGTTAACAGCCGTCCACTCACCTACGTACCGTTGGAAGCCACTGACAGAGAAGCACTAACTCCAAACCACTTCTTGCTGTACAGTTCAAGCGGAAACAAACAGTCAGTAGTCACAGCCGACCAATCAGTTACTCTCCGAGACAGTTGGATCATTGCAAGAAATATCATGGACGAGTTTTGGCGCAGATGGGTGCGGGAGTATTTACCGATGTTAACCAGGAGGACGAAGTGGTTTGACAATGTGAAGCCGTTGGAGCCCGGTGATCTAGTTGTGATTATCGACGAGAACGCTCGGAACTGTTGGGAGCGAGGACGGATTCTGGAAGTCTTTCCGGACAAATCAGGACAAGTGCGACGCGCGACAGTGCAGACGGCTCGAGGAGTGTTTGGTAGACCCGCAGTAAAACTGGCAGTTCTTGATGTTGCTGAAAACCGAAAGGAGCCCGGAGAAGCCGCTCAGGAAACGGAAGTGGTTCACGGGGCGGGGGATGTAATcggcaacactgttgaccgcgaaacgGAGGTGAAACCACTGTCATTTCCCTCGCGATTGAGCGGATCCGCCGAGTGGGATGACAGATGGGCGTCAACGACAGACCGATCGGAATGA